The Fimbriimonas ginsengisoli Gsoil 348 genome window below encodes:
- the gcvPB gene encoding aminomethyl-transferring glycine dehydrogenase subunit GcvPB, with the protein MKDIQKRMPEPELIFDKSRPGRIGCNVPVCETPEVDLAATVGETRTELHLPEIGELDVMRHFVNLSHINYGIETGFYPLGSCTMKYNPRVNEMTAAMPGFAKLHPMQPVETIPGAMDILMGVQEMLVEITGFSEITLQPLAGAHGEMTCLMLIKAYHTSRGEGERNLVVIPNTAHGTNPASAARCGYDVVSIGTNEDGNTDLDDLQKVLDKHGPQIAALMLTNPSTLGLFEPNIERICELVHGVGGQVFCDGANMNAMVGTTRPGDHGFDCMHLNLHKTFSTPHGGGGPGCGAIGLKHHLEPFLPKPVIRRSGTAIVADYDRPQSIGRVSAFYGQFLMEVRAYTYLRAFGKQYMSDISRHAVLNANYVRARIKDVLPPAHERPCMHEVVVTAEKYKKQHGVRALDISKRLIDYGFHPPTNYFPLIVPECLMIEPTETESKETLDSFCDALISICRESEVAPDLLHEAPTSQIVGRLDETMAVKNLDVRWRTGGDVVIDGGPKREFAKGEGLEGVRSDTVPRDS; encoded by the coding sequence ATGAAAGATATTCAAAAGCGGATGCCGGAGCCGGAGCTCATCTTCGACAAGTCTCGCCCGGGTCGGATCGGGTGCAACGTTCCGGTTTGCGAAACTCCCGAGGTCGACTTGGCGGCGACGGTCGGGGAGACCCGGACGGAGCTGCATTTGCCGGAAATCGGGGAGCTCGACGTGATGCGGCACTTCGTCAATCTGAGCCACATCAACTACGGGATCGAGACCGGCTTCTACCCGCTCGGCTCGTGCACGATGAAGTACAACCCGCGGGTCAACGAGATGACGGCGGCGATGCCGGGATTCGCGAAGCTTCACCCGATGCAGCCGGTAGAGACGATTCCGGGCGCGATGGATATCTTGATGGGGGTCCAGGAGATGTTGGTGGAAATCACCGGGTTCTCCGAGATCACGCTCCAGCCGCTGGCGGGCGCCCACGGCGAAATGACGTGCTTGATGCTGATCAAGGCATACCACACGAGCCGGGGGGAAGGGGAGCGAAACCTCGTCGTCATTCCGAATACCGCCCACGGCACCAATCCGGCGTCGGCCGCTCGATGCGGATACGACGTCGTTTCGATCGGCACCAACGAGGATGGCAACACGGATCTGGATGACCTCCAGAAGGTGCTGGACAAGCATGGTCCGCAGATCGCGGCGCTGATGCTGACCAATCCTTCGACGCTGGGTCTGTTCGAGCCGAACATCGAACGGATCTGTGAGCTGGTTCACGGGGTCGGCGGCCAGGTGTTCTGCGACGGCGCGAACATGAACGCGATGGTCGGTACGACCCGGCCGGGCGATCACGGATTTGACTGCATGCACCTGAACCTCCATAAGACGTTCAGCACCCCGCACGGAGGCGGTGGGCCCGGCTGCGGAGCGATCGGGCTCAAGCATCATTTGGAGCCGTTCTTGCCGAAGCCGGTGATTCGCCGGTCGGGCACGGCGATCGTCGCGGATTACGACCGTCCGCAGAGCATTGGACGTGTCTCGGCGTTCTACGGCCAGTTCCTCATGGAGGTAAGGGCGTACACGTACCTGCGGGCGTTTGGCAAGCAGTACATGAGCGACATCAGCCGTCATGCGGTGCTCAACGCCAACTACGTGCGAGCTCGAATCAAGGATGTGCTGCCGCCGGCCCACGAGCGGCCCTGCATGCATGAGGTCGTGGTCACTGCCGAGAAGTATAAGAAGCAGCATGGGGTAAGGGCGCTCGATATCAGCAAGCGGCTGATCGATTACGGATTTCACCCACCCACCAACTACTTCCCATTGATCGTTCCGGAGTGTCTCATGATCGAGCCGACGGAGACGGAGTCGAAGGAGACTTTGGACAGCTTCTGCGACGCGCTCATTTCAATCTGCCGTGAATCTGAGGTCGCTCCTGACCTATTGCACGAGGCGCCGACCAGCCAGATCGTAGGCCGGTTGGACGAGACGATGGCGGTGAAGAACCTGGACGTCCG